One genomic segment of Actinomycetes bacterium includes these proteins:
- a CDS encoding pyridoxamine 5'-phosphate oxidase family protein, whose amino-acid sequence MFETAEELAWLDDLLTRSLRGSSEHLRAIMTEGERTLDAEQTATVLTGMRTLSVATVTRGGEPRISGEDGHFLHARWVFTTSGEAVKARHLRARPAVSAAHIVGDDLGVFCHGQAEFLGPDHPDRPAVEEHLTAHYGSSPSSWGPDIVYLRVQPHWMVSYAFAKDRLLGETS is encoded by the coding sequence GTGTTCGAGACGGCGGAGGAGCTGGCCTGGCTGGACGACCTGCTGACCCGCTCACTGCGCGGGTCCAGCGAGCACCTGCGGGCCATCATGACCGAGGGCGAGCGCACCCTCGACGCGGAGCAGACGGCGACGGTCCTGACCGGGATGCGCACCCTGTCGGTGGCGACGGTCACGCGCGGCGGCGAGCCGCGGATCAGCGGCGAGGACGGCCACTTCCTGCACGCCCGCTGGGTGTTCACGACCTCGGGCGAGGCGGTCAAGGCGCGGCACCTGAGGGCCCGGCCGGCGGTCTCGGCGGCCCACATCGTCGGCGACGACCTCGGCGTCTTCTGCCACGGGCAGGCCGAGTTCCTGGGCCCGGACCACCCGGACCGGCCGGCGGTCGAGGAGCACCTGACCGCGCACTACGGCTCCAGCCCGAGCAGCTGGGGGCCGGACATCGTCTACCTGCGGGTGCAGCCGCACTGGATGGTGTCCTACGCGTTCGCGAAGGACCGGCTGCTCGGCGAG